Within the Barnesiella intestinihominis YIT 11860 genome, the region CCATCGGAAAAAATTCCTTTGATTTCGAGACAAAAACTTTTTTATAAAGCACGTATAATAAAATTACCGTACCGATAAGGCTTGCTCCTGCCAGCCAGCTCGTAGGGGAACCGCTTGTGCCGACCGTCTCTATCAGATTATCGGGGGATTTGTCATTTGTAAAATAGGAAATGCACGCGACCGTGCTGTTATTGAACAGGTGGGCGAATATCGGTAGCCATAGATTTTTGCTCCATACCAATAGATATCCGAAGAATGCGCCTAATAATAATCGAGGTATAAAACCATAGAATTGTAAATGTATGGCACTGAACAGGAATGCACAAATCCACACGGCTACATGTGCCCGGTGATTTTTGTCTTGTACGATTCGTTGAAGAACACCTCTGAAAATCATTTCTTCGCCAATTCCGGTGAGGATTCCAATCCCGAAAATGACGGCTAAGAAATGAGAAAATGAATTTACTTGCAGAATTTGTTCGGTTATCTTTGTCGCAGCATTTTCTTGTTGACGCATCCATTGTTCAATATTATACAGCGCTTCGGGCAGGTTCATGGCTTCATTCCATTCTACGATTCTGTTAAGAGCCGGAGTCGCAACGATGAATAAAGCGATTATCCCTAACAATTCTATGATACGCGGGGCTTTATTCAAATAAAGGGATTTTCCTGCATTTCCCCAAAACAGAGTCGCAGCGATCCATGCCGGGAGAATGAACATGCCTATGTTTTGTAAATACATGGCTATCAACAATGCATTAGAGCCTTTTACAAAAAACATGGGAATGGCAACGATTAGAGCTCCCCATAAAATTAAGAGTAGCAGAATGATAAGCTTTATTCCTGTCGATGAGTTATGGCAATATCCCGAGATTCTCATGTATTCATTGTTTTTTCGTGTACAAATATAACGTAGATGTCATTAAAATATGCAGTTGTGTGGCAACTGTTTCATATTTTACGCAAAGGTAACGAAAATAAATATAAGGATAGTTTGTCAAAAGAGAAAGAATATAAGCAATATGTGCGTGTTTTGTCAATATAATTTTTGAAAATGTAGATAAATATTTATATTTGCAAATATAAATGTGGCAATTTTATAATTTATGAAAGTCTCTATCATAAAATATAATGCCGGAAATGTATATTCGGTCGAATGTGCGTTACGCCGATTGGGTGTAACGCCGGTTGTTAGCGATTCTCCCGACGTGTTGTCGCAATCCGACAAGGTCCTTTTTCCCGGAGTGGGAGAGGCTTCTTCGGCGATGAAATATTTGCAAGAGCACGGGTTAGATAGGGTTATCGTCAA harbors:
- a CDS encoding CPBP family intramembrane glutamic endopeptidase, with translation MRISGYCHNSSTGIKLIILLLLILWGALIVAIPMFFVKGSNALLIAMYLQNIGMFILPAWIAATLFWGNAGKSLYLNKAPRIIELLGIIALFIVATPALNRIVEWNEAMNLPEALYNIEQWMRQQENAATKITEQILQVNSFSHFLAVIFGIGILTGIGEEMIFRGVLQRIVQDKNHRAHVAVWICAFLFSAIHLQFYGFIPRLLLGAFFGYLLVWSKNLWLPIFAHLFNNSTVACISYFTNDKSPDNLIETVGTSGSPTSWLAGASLIGTVILLYVLYKKVFVSKSKEFFPMEDKITP